In Desulfofustis limnaeus, the genomic stretch GATAACGCAGGCAGCCATCCTGCCATGAGTACAATTCCGCTGAACGTATGCTGATCTGTACTTCTTCGTTCTCCAGGATATTGCCGATATTCATCGTATAGAGGCCGGGCTGCACCTGTTCAAGCATGATGGCGGCGTCTCCATCACTGATCGCTTCCTCGTACCGTTCCTCAGCAGAGCGTTTCTCAACGACGATACCCTGCAGCTGCCTCTCGCCAATGGTAATTGACAGATCGAGCAACACTGCCCGACTGGTGAGCGGGAAGGTATAGACAGCTTCAATGGGATGTTTCTCCCGGTTGCGGTAGGTCTGGGTGATGACCGACTCGCAGAGGAGGTTCGTGAAGGATACGTTAACGGTGACCTTCTTCAGTGGTACGACGGCGCCGTCTGACGTGTGCAGTCCTGGTGCGTGTTGATCCGGTACGTACATGATTCCCCCCCCCTCTTTTTGTTCTGAAGATCGCCTCTCTTCCTCCGATCGTTGGTGCATTGGGATGCCATTATCTCCTGGTAACGGCTGGAACAAGCAACGAATGGACAACGGCGGTTATCTGGTCAGTGTCTCGTACTCCTGTAAAATGGCCTTGCACAATGCCCGGATCTGTTCGGGAGAAAGCCCGGAACGCTGCGGCTCAATATGTAGTTCCACCCCGTCGGCAATAAAGAGGTGGCTCCATACTTCGACGGCCCCCGGTCTCCTCGTTCGTGGCGGCGGCACCGGCTTGGTCGGCTCGGTGAGCCGCTGTTCATCCTCGATTACCTCTTGAATCCGTTCGAGAGACAGCCCGGCCTCTTTCCATTTGCGGATAGTCAGCAATTGTTCGAGGTGCCGGTGGGTGTAGAAAGCGCCCTTGCCGGTCCCTTCAGGCCGCTGCAATAGCCCTTTCTGGATGTAAAAGCGGATCTTGCGCTTGTTCATCTCGACCAAGGCGCAAAGTTCATCGAGGGTGAAGGTGCGATTATCATTTTTCATGACACTTGTATATAACACTACAAGTGTCACTGTCAAGAAAATATTGTTCATCCCTTGGTGTTCGGGAGTGAGAGTTGCGAAAATTCAGAGTGAAAGGGGCTGACTACCTTGTCAGCTCAAGGACAATACGTGATCAAGACACGGTCTGATAGCCCTGTACGATGGTACAGAGCAAGAAAAATAGCTTATGGGGACACCGCGCGCTCTACAGAAAGGAGAAGAAACTGCGTATTGACGAATAACAGTCTTGATTCAGAACAGTAGCCATCTCAGGCTGTAGCCAAAAAATGTCTTGAGTGCATACCATCCGGCAATCTCATACTGCCTCAAGTTCTGCGCTGGTCATTCTTCCGGCTCCAAACGTTTTTTCTTGTCCATGTGGGCGTGCAGAACGCGGACGATTTCTATGCCTTGGGGGTGTTCCCGATAATAGATGACATAGTTGTGAAACTTACTGATAGGTAAGAATCGCATTCCTTTCAGTTGAGGCCGCTTTGCCTGGTACAAGGTGCCCATGAGCGGCGCTGTGAGAAGGGCTTCAAAGGTTTTTTCGGCGGCCTGATAAACCCGGTCTGCTGCATCCTGGTCATCCCGTGCGATATAGAGCCAAATGTTGACGAGATCATTCTCAGCCGCCGGAGTTATAAGAATAGATGCCATTTAAAGAGCTTTGCCTTGTTTGATTGAGGCTTGTGCCCTTTTCCTCAAGGTGGCCATATCTAGTGGTCGTGCTGTTCCGCTTTCCAGTCCTTCAACCAAAAGCCGCTCCGTTTCTTCGCGGTCATGTCTGATGAGGTCACGCAGATAGTCACTTGCGCTTTGATATTCTCCTGTGCTGACACGGGCTTCAATAAAAGCTCTCATTTCATCAGGCATCGAAATGTTTAGAGTCGCCATGCTGTTACCTCCTTTGGCAGCTGTCTTCAACGACACTATAGCACCTATGGCAAAGTTTGCCAATAAAGAGCGGTGACTTGTTCGTAGCAATCCCACCATAGGCGGCGGTGTTGGCGCTTAGTGTCCAGAGCAGCATATTGCATAGCGGGCCTGGAAACCGGCGCAAATAGAAAGGCCATTTTTCAAGGCAGCCTAAAGAGATGCCCACTGGCACGCCTAGGCGAGGAAGGGAGTGCGAAGGTTCAGTTTATTTCCTGAGCCGGTAGCATTCCCACTTGCCTGCCCGCATCATGGTGTATAATCCAGAAAGAGCCTTTCGCTCATTCAACCCCAACCACCGGAGGTGCACCATGAACGTTTCTCAGGCAGTCGATTTCCATCTGCAGTACCACAAAGCCAACTCGAAAAAAAAATACGATCAAGACCTGTGAGTACGTGCTCCATCGATTTACTGCTCGGTTTGCGCAACGTGACCTCGCCAGTATTTCCCCGGAAGAGGTCCTGGAGTTTCTCCTCTCCTTGACGAAGAACAACAAACAGGCCACGAAACGGAACCGGTACTCGGTTCTCGCATCCTTCTACAACTTCAGCATCAACACCGGCTTTCCTGCCCTGACTAATCCCTGCACCAGTTCTGTCATCAGAAAGATCTTCAAACGCCCGCACGCTATCCAATGGAATATCGTCGACAAGGAGACGGTCGATGAAATCATCTTCAGGACCACAAACCAGCGGAATCGGCTCATCCTGGAATTGATGGTCAGAGGCGGTATGCGGGTCGGCGAAGTTCTGAATCTGACACCGGCAGATATCCAGGAGCGAAGCCTGGCCATCCAGAACCCCAAAAGCGGCAGGGCTGGTGAAACGGTTTATGTTCCGCGGAAAATTTTGGTAAGGTTAACCGCCTACACAAAAGCCAAGGATATCGACAGCAATGACCGGATCTTTCCCATCTCCTATGTCGCCGCCTGGTCGATGGTGAAAAAGGCTGGTAGGATGGTCAATATCGAACTGCGCCCACACGATCTTCGACGGCATGCAGCCACCTATGCCTCAAGATCTGGCACGCCCATTGAGATTGTCAGCAAAGTCATTCTGCGGCATGCCGATCTCTCAACCACGCAACGGTATCTCGGAAAGGTGAACGACACGGAAGCCATTCGGTGGATCGAGACCCTTTATGGCTGATCCTGATGAAGCGGGCGGGGCACATCCCCGCCCGTTTTAAGTAACAGTAGTAAGGTTCAATAGATAGGTTGAGAGCAATCCAACACCTTCTACTTGGCAATCATAACGGGCTGCCTTTCTTCTATCTGAATAGATCGAGGCAGCTTTATCTCACGCGGAATATTTTTTTTTGTCCATTTCTCATCATTGACAAACATCACTTTGCCGCCACTCATCATTCTTTGCAGAAATATTTGATTGTTAGGCAAAGACTCAAGGGAACCATTATCATGGTTCTACCCGGTTGTTGGGCCGTCAGATGGCGCGTGGTGGTGACGTTTTTAACCTTTGATACCGGGCAGTCACCCGAGAAAAAGGCGATCATCTTCTCGCCGGTGAGGTTCCTACAGCGTTTTATGATTGATGGAGGCTTGGCCAAAATCAGATCGGTCGAGAAAGCGATTGGTGGCGGCCTCTCTCTGGACTTAAAGAAAATTTCACTGAAGCTACGCATGATTTAGAGTGATAACGCTAAATTCCCTCTGTCCTCTGTTGGTTGCTTCGGCTTGTTACATACAGCGACTTCTAAAGGCTTTTGTCATCATCATAAACATTACAGATACAACACAAAAAAGTGCCGGGAGTGTTGCTGATGTTCCTCATGCCATGTGGTTCCATACTTTCGAGATAAACTGAAGTGCCGGGGCCGCAGATCTTTGCCTCGGTTACATCCCCGGATTCAGGATCATAGGCGTAGCATTCGAATTCACCGCTTTGGATATACATCGTCTGATGGTAAAAATGATTGTGAATCGGAATCTGTCCGCCCGGCTGAATGGTGAATAACCGCAAGCCATACTCAGGGTAACCGTTTCCGTCATCGCCATGTTTTGACAGCCAGCGGACGCTGGTTCCAACCACATCAAGCATCTCTCCCTTATACGGGAACTTCTCAATCTTGATATCTTCGACATCCTGCCAATGAGCTACTTTCATTTCATCCTCTTT encodes the following:
- a CDS encoding cupin domain-containing protein produces the protein MKVAHWQDVEDIKIEKFPYKGEMLDVVGTSVRWLSKHGDDGNGYPEYGLRLFTIQPGGQIPIHNHFYHQTMYIQSGEFECYAYDPESGDVTEAKICGPGTSVYLESMEPHGMRNISNTPGTFLCCICNVYDDDKSL
- a CDS encoding type II toxin-antitoxin system ParD family antitoxin: MATLNISMPDEMRAFIEARVSTGEYQSASDYLRDLIRHDREETERLLVEGLESGTARPLDMATLRKRAQASIKQGKAL
- a CDS encoding type II toxin-antitoxin system RelE/ParE family toxin; its protein translation is MASILITPAAENDLVNIWLYIARDDQDAADRVYQAAEKTFEALLTAPLMGTLYQAKRPQLKGMRFLPISKFHNYVIYYREHPQGIEIVRVLHAHMDKKKRLEPEE
- a CDS encoding MerR family transcriptional regulator; translation: MKNDNRTFTLDELCALVEMNKRKIRFYIQKGLLQRPEGTGKGAFYTHRHLEQLLTIRKWKEAGLSLERIQEVIEDEQRLTEPTKPVPPPRTRRPGAVEVWSHLFIADGVELHIEPQRSGLSPEQIRALCKAILQEYETLTR
- a CDS encoding tyrosine-type recombinase/integrase: MRVGEVLNLTPADIQERSLAIQNPKSGRAGETVYVPRKILVRLTAYTKAKDIDSNDRIFPISYVAAWSMVKKAGRMVNIELRPHDLRRHAATYASRSGTPIEIVSKVILRHADLSTTQRYLGKVNDTEAIRWIETLYG